A genomic window from Parasteatoda tepidariorum isolate YZ-2023 chromosome 10, CAS_Ptep_4.0, whole genome shotgun sequence includes:
- the LOC107441823 gene encoding small integral membrane protein 29 — protein sequence MVSLQNLNVTNFSLSAEDFNVSVTNITLKHENVEPANTFLLDFVILPLTIIVITVIIVGLIAFVIRKKQLDKLRHHLMPLYSFDPAEEGEDWEAELLEEGTDHQLRAKNSRPSEPPQLAFRSNL from the exons ATGGTTTCTCTCCAGAACCTTAATGttactaatttttcattatctgCAGAAGATTTTAATGTTTCTGTGACGAATATTACTCTCAAACATGAAAATGTTGAACctgcaaatacatttttacttgattttgtGATATTGCCTTTAACTATAATAGTGATAACTGTTATTATAGTTGGACTGATTGCATTTGTTATAAGAAAGAAACA ATTGGATAAACTTCGCCATCATCTAATGCCTCTGTACAGCTTTGATCCTGCAGAAGAAGGTGAAGATTGGGAAGCTGAACTGTTGGAAGAAGGCACTGACCACCAACTAAGAGCAAAG aattccaGACCTTCTGAACCACCCCAATTAGCATTTCGCAGCAATTTGTAA
- the LOC107441822 gene encoding NADH dehydrogenase [ubiquinone] 1 beta subcomplex subunit 11, mitochondrial codes for MSVSLLKYANPTLRRNLGRCLRCQVASISTSKKSKDTLAYPEDLFPKKPPAPPKTVEEFAETKNPKSWVSYGYDEINYENDRHLHKLTNFGMLTILVCGATFILAYAPDSKDADWYAREAYLELHRREKLGLPLIDKNLVDTEKIELPSDDELGDTEIII; via the exons ATGTCTGTCTCGTTATTGAAATACGCAAATCCTactttaagaagaaatttaggAAGATGTTTACGCTGTCAAGTTGCATCAATATCTACTTCTAAAAAGTCCAAAGATACTTTAGCATATCCTGAAGATTTGTTTCCTAAAAAGCCTCCAGCTCCTCCAAAAACAGTCGAAGAATTCGCCGAAACTAAAAATCCAAAG agTTGGGTTTCATATGgttatgatgaaataaattatgaaaatgatcGTCATTTGCACAAATTGACAAATTTTGGAATGTTGACCATTCTAGTTTGTGGAGCAACCTTCATACTTGCATACGCTCCTGATTCCAA ggatGCTGATTGGTATGCGAGAGAAGCTTATTTAGAACTCCATAGAAGAGAAAAGCTTGGCTTAcctttaattgataaaaatttagtcgatactgaaaaaatagaattaccTTCAGATGATGAATTGGGTGAtactgaaattataatttaa